From Pseudokineococcus lusitanus, a single genomic window includes:
- a CDS encoding nuclear transport factor 2 family protein, whose translation MTQDTSPAPTTARSSLDRWLTMWNGDGALALQLCADDFRIHFAVTEADGSTPADDIRSAEDFARYLAWWHGQHPGVVFTAVADAVDGDHGRLLWDMEVGDHVVGGVDVLDFDPDGRVRRVWSVGGQRSMRS comes from the coding sequence ATGACCCAGGACACCAGCCCCGCCCCCACCACCGCCCGCTCGTCGCTGGACCGGTGGCTGACGATGTGGAACGGCGACGGCGCCCTCGCCCTGCAGCTGTGCGCCGACGACTTCCGCATCCACTTCGCCGTCACCGAGGCCGACGGCTCCACGCCCGCCGACGACATCCGCTCGGCCGAGGACTTCGCGCGGTACCTCGCCTGGTGGCACGGGCAGCACCCGGGCGTCGTCTTCACCGCCGTCGCCGACGCGGTCGACGGCGACCACGGCCGCCTCCTGTGGGACATGGAGGTCGGCGACCACGTCGTCGGGGGCGTCGACGTGCTCGACTTCGACCCCGACGGGCGGGTCCGCCGTGTCTGGTCCGTCGGCGGGCAGCGCAGCATGCGCAGCTGA
- a CDS encoding Gfo/Idh/MocA family protein yields MDGRGVTGVGVVGAGTISEQYLANLAAYPDVEVRSVADLDVDRAAAQAAAHGVPHAGGVDELLAREDVDVVVDLTVPAAHVEVGLRVLDAGKHLWSEKPLATDRDGAAALLARARSRGLRCACAPDTVLGAGVQNALRLVAAGDVGRPLTATAVFQTPGPESWHPSPEFLYGSGGGPLMDMGPYYVTALVHLLGPVERVTAVASTSRRRRTVATGPRAGTSFDVTVPSHHAALVEFEGGGSAQCTFSFEHARARTGLLELNGTAGTVALPDVNRFDGPTLLWREGSAEPEELLPPDVPGGRGIGVVDLVRSLRAGRPEVASGDLAAHVLDVLLAVAESAEARVPVDVRSTADVPPPLDAGWDPTRRGG; encoded by the coding sequence GTGGACGGACGCGGCGTCACGGGGGTCGGCGTCGTCGGCGCGGGCACGATCTCCGAGCAGTACCTGGCCAACCTCGCCGCCTACCCCGACGTCGAGGTGCGGTCCGTCGCCGACCTCGACGTCGACCGGGCCGCCGCGCAGGCCGCCGCGCACGGCGTCCCGCACGCCGGCGGGGTGGACGAGCTGCTGGCGCGGGAGGACGTCGACGTGGTCGTCGACCTGACGGTGCCGGCCGCGCACGTCGAGGTCGGGCTGCGGGTCCTCGACGCCGGCAAGCACCTGTGGAGCGAGAAGCCCCTGGCCACGGACCGGGACGGCGCGGCCGCCCTGCTGGCGCGGGCCCGCTCCCGGGGGCTGCGGTGCGCGTGCGCCCCGGACACCGTGCTGGGCGCCGGCGTGCAGAACGCCCTCCGCCTCGTCGCCGCGGGCGACGTCGGACGGCCGCTCACGGCCACGGCCGTCTTCCAGACCCCCGGCCCGGAGTCCTGGCACCCGAGCCCCGAGTTCCTCTACGGGTCGGGCGGCGGGCCCCTCATGGACATGGGGCCGTACTACGTCACGGCGCTCGTCCACCTCCTCGGACCGGTCGAGCGGGTCACCGCGGTCGCCTCGACCTCCCGTCGGCGGCGGACCGTGGCCACCGGCCCGCGCGCCGGCACGTCCTTCGACGTGACGGTCCCGAGCCACCACGCCGCCCTCGTCGAGTTCGAGGGCGGCGGGTCCGCCCAGTGCACCTTCTCGTTCGAGCACGCGCGGGCGCGGACGGGCCTGCTCGAGCTGAACGGGACCGCGGGGACCGTCGCGCTGCCGGACGTCAACCGCTTCGACGGACCCACCCTCCTGTGGCGCGAGGGCTCCGCCGAGCCCGAGGAGCTCCTGCCGCCGGACGTGCCCGGAGGCCGGGGCATCGGCGTCGTCGACCTCGTGCGCTCGCTGCGCGCCGGGCGTCCCGAGGTCGCGTCCGGCGACCTCGCCGCGCACGTCCTCGACGTCCTGCTCGCCGTGGCCGAGTCGGCCGAGGCGCGGGTGCCCGTGGACGTCCGCTCCACGGCCGACGTGCCCCCGCCGCTCGACGCGGGATGGGACCCGACGCGACGGGGCGGGTGA
- a CDS encoding NAD+ synthase, which produces MPSLRLALAQVDTTVGDLDGNAALVRRAAADAAAAGADLLVLPELALTGYPVEDLALRRSFVDASRDALHRLAEDLAADGHGDLPVLVGYVDRAEGALADGVGPSGRGHREGGPEAAGGGDEAPGVPKGLPQNCAALLHGGRRVGRYAKHHLPNYGVFDEFRVFVPGRDLLVARVRGVDVAVAVCEDLWQDGGPVAAAREADAELLVVLNASPYERAKDDTRLALCRHRAAQAGAVLAYVNAVGGQDDLVFDGGSLVVGEDGAVLARGESFAEQLLVVDLELPEGAAEPADVPGVTRVEVSSDPAPAREPVRAPLAEPLDDMAELWAALVLGLGDYARKNGFSQVLFGLSGGIDSAVCAALAVDALGPGGMVGVSMPSGYSTAHSRTDADDLAERLGIDYRLHPIAPMVDAFLANVPMSGVAEENLQARVRGTLLMGISNSEGQLVLATSNKSELSVGYSTIYGDSVGGFAPLKDVAKTDVWRLARWRNAAAEARGERPPIPEASITKAPSAELRPDQTDQDSLPEYDVLDALLEDYVVRAMGRSELLEAGHALADVERVVGLVDRAEWKRRQGAPGPKTTAVAFGRDRRLPITTHWREEDE; this is translated from the coding sequence ATGCCCTCGTTGCGACTGGCCCTGGCCCAGGTCGACACCACGGTGGGCGACCTCGACGGCAACGCGGCGCTCGTCCGGCGGGCCGCCGCCGACGCCGCCGCGGCGGGCGCGGACCTCCTCGTCCTGCCCGAGCTGGCGCTGACGGGCTACCCCGTCGAGGACCTCGCCCTCCGCCGCTCCTTCGTCGACGCCTCCCGCGACGCCCTCCACCGCCTCGCCGAGGACCTCGCGGCCGACGGCCACGGCGACCTCCCCGTCCTCGTCGGCTACGTCGACCGGGCCGAGGGCGCCCTGGCCGACGGCGTCGGCCCCTCCGGCCGGGGCCACCGCGAGGGCGGGCCCGAGGCCGCCGGCGGCGGCGACGAGGCACCGGGCGTGCCGAAGGGCCTGCCGCAGAACTGCGCCGCGCTCCTCCACGGGGGACGCCGGGTCGGCCGCTACGCCAAGCACCACCTGCCCAACTACGGCGTCTTCGACGAGTTCCGCGTGTTCGTGCCGGGCCGCGACCTCCTCGTCGCCCGCGTCCGCGGGGTCGACGTGGCCGTCGCGGTCTGCGAGGACCTCTGGCAGGACGGCGGCCCGGTCGCCGCGGCGCGGGAGGCCGACGCCGAGCTCCTCGTCGTCCTCAACGCCTCGCCCTACGAGCGCGCGAAGGACGACACCCGCCTCGCCCTGTGCCGCCACCGCGCGGCGCAGGCGGGCGCCGTGCTCGCGTACGTCAACGCCGTCGGGGGCCAGGACGACCTCGTCTTCGACGGGGGCTCGCTCGTCGTCGGCGAGGACGGCGCCGTCCTCGCCCGGGGCGAGTCCTTCGCCGAGCAGCTGCTCGTCGTCGACCTCGAGCTGCCCGAGGGCGCGGCGGAGCCCGCCGACGTCCCCGGCGTGACCCGCGTCGAGGTGTCGTCGGACCCGGCACCGGCCCGCGAGCCGGTGCGGGCCCCCCTGGCCGAGCCGCTCGACGACATGGCCGAGCTCTGGGCCGCCCTGGTCCTCGGGCTCGGCGACTACGCCCGCAAGAACGGCTTCTCCCAGGTGCTCTTCGGGCTCTCGGGCGGCATCGACTCGGCCGTCTGCGCGGCGCTCGCCGTGGACGCCCTCGGGCCCGGCGGCATGGTCGGCGTCTCCATGCCGAGCGGGTACTCGACCGCCCACTCCCGCACCGACGCCGACGACCTCGCCGAGCGCCTGGGCATCGACTACCGGCTCCACCCCATCGCGCCGATGGTCGACGCCTTCCTCGCGAACGTGCCGATGAGCGGCGTCGCGGAGGAGAACCTGCAGGCCCGCGTGCGCGGGACGCTGCTCATGGGCATCTCGAACTCCGAGGGGCAGCTCGTGCTGGCCACCTCGAACAAGAGCGAGCTGTCCGTCGGCTACTCGACGATCTACGGCGACTCCGTCGGCGGCTTCGCGCCGCTGAAGGACGTCGCCAAGACGGACGTGTGGCGCCTGGCCCGCTGGCGGAACGCCGCCGCGGAGGCCCGCGGCGAGCGGCCGCCCATCCCCGAGGCGTCCATCACCAAGGCGCCGTCGGCCGAGCTGCGCCCGGACCAGACGGACCAGGACTCCCTGCCCGAGTACGACGTCCTCGACGCGCTGCTCGAGGACTACGTGGTCCGCGCCATGGGTCGCTCCGAGCTGCTCGAGGCCGGGCACGCCCTCGCGGACGTCGAGCGCGTCGTCGGCCTCGTCGACCGGGCCGAGTGGAAGCGCCGCCAGGGCGCCCCGGGCCCGAAGACGACGGCCGTCGCCTTCGGCCGCGACCGGCGCCTGCCCATCACGACCCACTGGCGCGAGGAGGACGAGTGA
- a CDS encoding response regulator: MTTVLLVDDQALLRTGFRMVLEAEDDLEVVGEAADGAVALRQVAALAPDVVVMDVRMPGMDGIEATARVVAEHPGSKVLVLTTFDVDDHAFAALRAGASGFLLKSAEPGELVDAVRTVAAGSSVVAPRLVRRMLDLFASRLPAPGDHPREGLAPALRALTPRELDVVRCVASGLSNAEIAEQLVLSTTTVKTHVGNVLTKLGLRDRVQVVIAAYEHGVVGTDRS; the protein is encoded by the coding sequence GTGACCACCGTCCTGCTCGTCGACGACCAGGCGCTGCTGCGCACCGGGTTCCGCATGGTCCTCGAGGCCGAGGACGACCTCGAGGTCGTCGGCGAGGCCGCTGACGGGGCCGTGGCCCTGCGGCAGGTCGCCGCGCTGGCCCCGGACGTGGTCGTCATGGACGTCCGCATGCCCGGGATGGACGGCATCGAGGCGACCGCCCGCGTCGTCGCCGAGCACCCGGGCTCGAAGGTGCTGGTGCTCACCACCTTCGACGTCGACGACCACGCCTTCGCCGCCCTCCGGGCCGGGGCGAGCGGCTTCCTCCTCAAGAGCGCCGAGCCCGGGGAGCTCGTCGACGCCGTCCGGACCGTCGCCGCCGGCAGCTCCGTGGTCGCGCCCCGGCTCGTGCGGCGGATGCTCGACCTCTTCGCCTCCCGGCTGCCCGCTCCCGGCGACCACCCGCGGGAGGGCCTCGCGCCCGCGCTGCGGGCCCTCACGCCACGCGAGCTCGACGTCGTGCGCTGCGTGGCGTCCGGCCTGTCGAACGCCGAGATCGCCGAGCAGCTCGTCCTCTCGACGACGACGGTGAAGACCCACGTCGGGAACGTGCTGACGAAGCTCGGTCTGCGGGACCGGGTCCAGGTCGTCATCGCCGCGTACGAGCACGGCGTCGTCGGCACCGACCGGTCGTGA
- a CDS encoding response regulator transcription factor, with protein sequence MSVVLVAEDEPRIASFVAKGLRAAGYTPLVVGDGASALDHALDGDVALVVLDIGLPVMDGFEVLRRLRERGSTVPVVVLTARGSLDDTVAGLEGGADDYMAKPFRFEELLARIRLRLRESRPEPATTLRAGDLELDLRTRRLSVGGGEGKELSAREFGLAETFLRHPGQVLTREQLLSRVWGYDFDPGSNVVDVYVGYLRRKLGPGRLATVRGMGYRLDPQG encoded by the coding sequence GTGAGCGTCGTCCTCGTCGCCGAGGACGAGCCGCGCATCGCGTCCTTCGTCGCCAAGGGGCTGCGCGCCGCCGGCTACACGCCGCTCGTCGTGGGCGACGGCGCGTCGGCGCTCGACCACGCGCTCGACGGCGACGTGGCGCTGGTCGTCCTCGACATCGGCCTGCCGGTGATGGACGGCTTCGAGGTGCTGCGACGCCTGCGCGAGCGCGGGAGCACCGTGCCGGTCGTCGTCCTCACCGCCCGGGGCTCGCTCGACGACACGGTGGCCGGCCTCGAGGGCGGGGCGGACGACTACATGGCCAAGCCCTTCCGCTTCGAGGAGCTCCTCGCGCGGATCCGCCTGCGCCTGCGCGAGTCCCGTCCGGAACCGGCCACGACGTTGCGGGCGGGCGACCTCGAGCTCGACCTGCGCACCCGTCGGCTGTCCGTCGGCGGCGGCGAGGGCAAGGAGCTGTCGGCCCGGGAGTTCGGGCTCGCCGAGACCTTCCTGCGCCACCCGGGGCAGGTCCTCACCCGCGAGCAGCTCCTCTCGCGGGTCTGGGGCTACGACTTCGACCCGGGCTCGAACGTCGTCGACGTCTACGTCGGCTACCTGCGGCGCAAGCTCGGCCCGGGACGCCTCGCCACGGTGCGCGGCATGGGCTACCGGCTGGACCCGCAGGGCTGA
- a CDS encoding sensor histidine kinase produces the protein MVPSPPVHPAAADATSTDHAPVRRSTAPARLVREHPWVASAAVAASVLVVGLLTSVVADGTVFGATALGLLRADGPVAGLAVPVWLAGAGAGAVVLAARHVRPLTVTVTLAALAVLSLALGGVLGVLGLCLAWSLRAVASQRTTRTAVVTAVVVLLVVTTAAVRWQVLGLAEVVAWGGAGPLASIGGPPVQDLEVPDFSAARRTWTVLLLAVLLALGVASGEVVKDRRRHARAVAERWAALARERDTGAALARQSERARIAREMHDVVAHNVSVMVALSDGALAALSRAPDRSREAMAEVSRTGREAIADMRSVLGALHGDDDRDPLDASTAPTSTDLRATVERFRAAGLDVGAEGLGTPLPSDTAARLAVVRIVGEALTNVLRHAPGARTTVRAHRDATTLRVEVVSTAGTRAADATGSRRGVVGMQERAALLGGRLDVGPLADGGWAVRLTLPTSPAALTTPAPAEERPS, from the coding sequence GTGGTCCCGTCACCCCCCGTCCACCCCGCCGCGGCGGACGCGACCAGCACCGACCACGCGCCCGTCCGACGGTCGACGGCTCCCGCCCGGCTGGTGCGGGAGCACCCGTGGGTCGCCTCGGCGGCCGTGGCCGCGTCGGTCCTCGTCGTGGGCCTGCTCACCTCCGTCGTCGCCGACGGCACGGTCTTCGGCGCCACGGCGCTGGGGCTCCTCCGGGCCGACGGCCCGGTCGCCGGGCTCGCCGTCCCGGTGTGGCTCGCGGGTGCGGGAGCCGGCGCCGTCGTGCTCGCGGCCCGGCACGTCCGGCCGCTGACGGTGACGGTGACCCTCGCCGCGCTGGCCGTGCTGTCGCTCGCCCTGGGCGGGGTCCTCGGCGTGCTCGGGCTGTGCCTCGCGTGGTCCCTGCGGGCGGTCGCGAGCCAGCGCACCACCCGGACCGCGGTGGTCACCGCGGTCGTCGTCCTCCTCGTCGTCACGACCGCAGCCGTGCGGTGGCAGGTGCTCGGGCTGGCGGAGGTGGTCGCCTGGGGCGGTGCGGGCCCGCTCGCCAGCATCGGCGGTCCCCCGGTGCAGGACCTCGAGGTCCCCGACTTCTCCGCGGCCCGCCGGACGTGGACCGTCCTGCTCCTCGCCGTGCTGCTGGCGCTCGGCGTGGCGTCGGGCGAGGTGGTGAAGGACCGCCGCCGGCACGCCCGGGCCGTCGCCGAGCGCTGGGCGGCGCTGGCCCGCGAGCGCGACACGGGGGCGGCGCTGGCCCGCCAGTCCGAGCGGGCCCGCATCGCCCGGGAGATGCACGACGTCGTCGCGCACAACGTGTCGGTCATGGTGGCCCTGTCCGACGGCGCGCTGGCGGCCCTCTCCCGCGCGCCGGACCGCTCGCGGGAGGCCATGGCCGAGGTGTCGCGGACGGGTCGCGAGGCCATCGCCGACATGCGGAGCGTGCTCGGGGCGCTGCACGGCGACGACGACCGCGACCCGCTCGACGCCTCGACCGCCCCGACGAGCACCGACCTCCGCGCGACGGTCGAGCGCTTCCGCGCCGCGGGCCTCGACGTCGGCGCCGAGGGGCTCGGGACGCCGCTGCCCTCGGACACGGCCGCACGGCTCGCGGTGGTCCGCATCGTCGGCGAGGCCCTCACCAACGTCCTGCGACACGCCCCCGGGGCCCGGACCACCGTGCGGGCCCACCGGGACGCGACGACGCTGCGCGTCGAGGTGGTCTCGACCGCCGGCACCCGGGCCGCCGACGCCACGGGCAGCCGCCGCGGCGTCGTCGGCATGCAGGAGCGGGCCGCCCTCCTGGGCGGCCGGCTCGACGTCGGCCCGCTCGCGGACGGCGGCTGGGCGGTGCGCCTGACGCTGCCGACGTCGCCGGCGGCCCTGACCACCCCCGCACCGGCCGAGGAGCGCCCGTCGTGA
- a CDS encoding STAS domain-containing protein, protein MSSGTPGAVTLEEGGSLLRLVGEVDLDVVQRLPAGTRDALADVRVADVGGLTFLDSTGMHLLVVAAVAARGRGERLRLRGTTTSTAELVRLVGLEDMFESEPAADA, encoded by the coding sequence GTGAGCAGCGGCACGCCCGGGGCCGTCACCCTCGAGGAGGGCGGCAGCCTGCTGCGGCTCGTCGGCGAGGTGGACCTCGACGTCGTCCAGCGGCTCCCGGCGGGGACCCGTGACGCCCTCGCCGACGTGCGGGTCGCGGACGTCGGCGGGCTGACCTTCCTCGACTCGACCGGCATGCACCTCCTCGTCGTCGCGGCCGTGGCCGCGCGGGGCCGCGGCGAGCGGCTGCGCCTGCGGGGCACGACGACGTCGACCGCGGAGCTCGTCCGCCTCGTGGGCCTCGAGGACATGTTCGAGAGCGAGCCCGCCGCCGACGCCTGA
- a CDS encoding ABC transporter ATP-binding protein: MIEVQALTKRYGTTTAVDGLSFTARPGAVTGFLGPNGAGKSTTMRVAVGLERPTAGGVLVDGHRYADLAAPVRSLGAMLDARAVHPGLTARRHLRALARTHGIPRARVDEVVGLTGLEDVAGRRVRTFSLGTGQRLGIAAALLGDPATLLLDEPINGLDADGVLWVRGLVRRMAAEGRTVLLSSHLMHELALVADRVVVVGRGRLLADTTLDELMSRSGGGGLVTVRSSAPSVLAAALLSGGAQVDDGGDGSLHVRGVTGEEVGAVAAHAGVPLLELATRAGSLEQAYLTLTADAVEHRSSNGRPVAGATR; this comes from the coding sequence GTGATCGAGGTGCAGGCGCTGACCAAGCGCTACGGGACGACGACGGCGGTGGACGGGCTGTCCTTCACCGCCCGCCCGGGGGCGGTGACCGGCTTCCTCGGCCCCAACGGGGCGGGCAAGTCGACGACGATGCGGGTGGCCGTGGGCCTCGAGCGGCCGACGGCCGGCGGGGTCCTCGTCGACGGCCACCGCTACGCGGACCTCGCGGCGCCGGTCCGGTCGCTCGGGGCGATGCTCGACGCGCGGGCGGTCCACCCCGGGCTCACGGCACGTCGCCACCTGCGGGCGCTGGCCCGCACGCACGGCATCCCCCGCGCGCGGGTCGACGAGGTGGTCGGCCTCACCGGTCTGGAGGACGTCGCCGGGCGGCGCGTCCGCACCTTCTCGCTCGGCACGGGGCAACGGCTCGGCATCGCCGCGGCTCTGCTGGGCGACCCGGCGACCCTCCTGCTCGACGAGCCGATCAACGGGCTCGACGCGGACGGCGTCCTGTGGGTCCGCGGCCTGGTCCGGCGGATGGCGGCGGAGGGCCGCACCGTCCTGCTGTCGTCCCACCTCATGCACGAGCTCGCGCTCGTCGCCGACCGGGTGGTCGTCGTCGGCCGGGGACGGCTGCTCGCCGACACGACCCTCGACGAGCTCATGTCCCGTTCCGGTGGTGGCGGTCTCGTGACGGTCCGGTCCTCCGCGCCCTCGGTGCTGGCCGCCGCGCTGCTCTCCGGCGGCGCGCAGGTCGACGACGGCGGCGACGGGTCGCTCCACGTCCGGGGCGTCACCGGGGAGGAGGTCGGCGCGGTCGCCGCCCACGCCGGCGTCCCCCTCCTCGAGCTGGCCACCCGGGCCGGCTCCCTCGAGCAGGCCTACCTGACGCTCACCGCCGACGCGGTGGAGCACCGCTCGTCCAACGGGCGTCCCGTCGCCGGGGCCACCCGGTGA
- a CDS encoding helix-turn-helix transcriptional regulator, with translation MKRAERQYALVDLLRGARRPWSAARLAAEFGVSTRTVERDIASLQVAGVPIYADHGATGGYSVLREHSLPPLALTAAESLAVLAGLALLESSPYRRAARRARDKVAAVMDDAHHAPVHEVLGLVRVVDAVPPPDDAALVDLLPEVIADRRVVRLTYRGEDGATTTRDVETMGLLRAGDAWLLAGWCRLRAAVRGFRIERITRLEVLDEVPPARDPALLEADLARWPTRRLDHGHDAARAPRRPPDAPPR, from the coding sequence GTGAAGCGAGCCGAACGGCAGTACGCCCTCGTCGACCTGCTCCGCGGAGCACGGCGACCGTGGTCCGCCGCTCGGCTCGCCGCCGAGTTCGGCGTCTCCACCCGCACCGTGGAGCGGGACATCGCGTCCCTGCAGGTGGCGGGGGTGCCGATCTACGCCGACCACGGCGCGACGGGCGGCTACTCGGTCCTGCGCGAGCACTCGCTGCCACCGCTCGCGCTGACGGCCGCGGAGTCGCTGGCCGTCCTGGCCGGTCTCGCGCTCCTCGAGTCCTCGCCCTACCGGCGGGCGGCCCGCCGCGCCCGCGACAAGGTCGCCGCCGTCATGGACGACGCGCACCACGCGCCCGTGCACGAGGTGCTCGGGCTCGTGCGGGTCGTCGACGCCGTGCCCCCTCCGGACGACGCCGCCCTCGTGGACCTCCTGCCGGAGGTCATCGCCGACCGCCGGGTCGTGCGGCTGACCTACCGCGGGGAGGACGGGGCGACCACGACGCGCGACGTCGAGACGATGGGACTCCTGCGGGCGGGGGACGCCTGGCTGCTCGCCGGGTGGTGCCGTCTCCGCGCGGCGGTGCGCGGCTTCCGCATCGAGCGGATCACCCGGCTCGAGGTCCTCGACGAGGTGCCGCCGGCCCGCGACCCGGCGCTGCTGGAGGCCGACCTCGCGCGGTGGCCGACCCGCCGCCTCGACCACGGGCACGACGCCGCGCGAGCGCCCCGCCGGCCGCCGGACGCGCCGCCGCGCTGA
- a CDS encoding sensor histidine kinase: protein MAAETSRRRLPSLGVAGRLVVAVVAAAALGMLVAGLVALWVQERVVERRVDASLVQEVEELRAAAAGRQDGDLVYSDVTELLSDVLRQNVPDSGEGNMVLVDGEIALLPGGQRTLRLEELPELQRRVAGLAAADDPVIGSLVADVDGTPTDLRYVAVPVSVPGDARTGVLVTAVDVDAARAQVRSGAAAYLLASLAALAIVALVGSAVAGRLLRPLQLLSDTARRLTEEDLSQRIPVRGHDEVSALTRTVNGMLERLERAFVGQRQLLDDVGHELRTPLTVVRGHVELMDPEDPADVRETQELALDELDRMHRLVDDLVLLAQSQRPDFLRWGVVDVDQVVERTLDRVRALGDRRWRLDATSGVSVPGDSQRLVQALMQLTSNAVRHTGPDDEVALGAAVEGDVVRLWVRDTGPGVAEADKERIFARAQQGQALAPRPAARDGETEAAAHEGSGLGLAIVTAIAEAHGGRVTLSSTAGAGAVFAVELPLPRTAEPAADADDVDDTDGAGEGDAPAAAGPATATPPYGLPVTSPGPSSRDAVTGPVPTPSGRERR from the coding sequence ATGGCCGCTGAGACCTCCCGTCGCCGACTGCCCTCCCTCGGGGTCGCCGGCCGGCTCGTCGTCGCCGTCGTGGCGGCAGCCGCGCTCGGCATGCTCGTCGCCGGCCTCGTCGCGCTGTGGGTCCAGGAGCGGGTCGTGGAGCGCCGGGTGGACGCCTCGCTGGTCCAGGAGGTCGAGGAGCTCCGAGCCGCCGCGGCGGGCCGGCAGGACGGTGACCTCGTGTACTCCGACGTCACAGAGCTCCTGTCGGACGTGCTGCGTCAGAACGTCCCCGACTCCGGCGAGGGCAACATGGTCCTCGTCGACGGGGAGATCGCCCTCCTGCCCGGGGGCCAGCGGACCCTGCGGCTGGAGGAGCTCCCCGAGCTCCAGCGGCGGGTGGCCGGCCTGGCGGCCGCCGACGACCCCGTGATCGGCTCCCTCGTCGCCGACGTCGACGGCACCCCCACCGACCTGCGCTACGTCGCCGTCCCCGTCAGCGTCCCCGGCGACGCCCGGACCGGCGTCCTCGTCACCGCCGTCGACGTCGACGCCGCCCGCGCGCAGGTGCGCAGCGGCGCGGCCGCCTACCTGCTGGCGTCCCTCGCGGCGCTCGCCATCGTCGCGCTCGTGGGCAGCGCCGTCGCCGGCCGGCTCCTGCGCCCGCTGCAGCTGCTGTCCGACACCGCCCGTCGGCTCACCGAGGAGGACCTCTCGCAGCGCATCCCGGTGCGCGGCCACGACGAGGTCTCCGCGCTGACCCGCACCGTCAACGGCATGCTCGAGCGCCTCGAGCGGGCCTTCGTCGGCCAGCGCCAGCTCCTCGACGACGTCGGCCACGAGCTGCGGACGCCGCTCACCGTCGTACGCGGGCACGTCGAGCTCATGGACCCGGAGGACCCGGCGGACGTCCGCGAGACGCAGGAGCTCGCGCTCGACGAGCTCGACCGCATGCACCGGCTCGTCGACGACCTCGTCCTCCTCGCGCAGTCCCAGCGGCCCGACTTCCTGCGCTGGGGCGTCGTCGACGTCGACCAGGTCGTCGAGCGCACGCTCGACCGGGTGCGGGCGCTGGGGGACCGGCGCTGGCGGCTGGACGCCACGAGCGGTGTCAGCGTCCCGGGCGACAGCCAGCGGCTCGTGCAGGCGCTCATGCAGCTCACCTCGAACGCCGTGCGGCACACGGGGCCCGACGACGAGGTGGCGCTCGGCGCGGCCGTCGAGGGCGACGTCGTCCGCCTGTGGGTGCGCGACACCGGGCCCGGTGTCGCGGAGGCCGACAAGGAGCGGATCTTCGCCCGCGCGCAGCAGGGGCAGGCGCTCGCGCCGCGCCCGGCCGCCCGCGACGGGGAGACGGAGGCCGCCGCGCACGAGGGCTCCGGTCTGGGGCTCGCCATCGTCACCGCCATCGCGGAGGCGCACGGCGGCCGGGTCACGCTGTCGAGCACCGCGGGGGCGGGCGCGGTCTTCGCCGTCGAGCTGCCGCTGCCCCGCACCGCGGAGCCGGCGGCGGACGCCGACGACGTGGACGACACCGACGGGGCGGGCGAGGGGGACGCGCCGGCCGCCGCCGGGCCCGCGACCGCCACCCCGCCCTACGGTCTCCCCGTGACCAGCCCCGGGCCCTCGAGCCGTGACGCCGTGACGGGCCCCGTCCCCACGCCCTCGGGGCGGGAGCGCCGGTGA
- the panB gene encoding 3-methyl-2-oxobutanoate hydroxymethyltransferase, whose translation MSEQQAPYGGAPTTGTTGTAPGSARTPRVVRTTTLQRWKDEGRRWAMLTAYDALTASVLDEAGVPVLLVGDSAGTTVLGQPSTIAVTVEEMLVLTRAVVRGTQRALVVADLPFGSYQQGPAQALATGVRMLKEGGAAAVKLEGGTAVAPAVRALVDAGVPVMGHVGFTPQSEHALGGYRVQGRGESADRLVADALAVQDAGAFAVVVEMVPSAVAARLARELRVPVVGIGAGPGTDAQVLVVTDMAGLGGGRSPRFVRRYADLRGELARAATAYVADVEEGTFPAAEHEFED comes from the coding sequence GTGAGCGAGCAGCAGGCCCCCTACGGCGGGGCACCGACGACGGGGACGACCGGGACGGCGCCGGGCTCGGCGCGCACCCCCCGCGTGGTCCGCACGACGACGCTGCAGCGCTGGAAGGACGAGGGCCGCCGCTGGGCGATGCTCACGGCCTACGACGCGCTGACGGCCTCGGTCCTCGACGAGGCCGGCGTGCCCGTCCTCCTCGTCGGCGACTCGGCCGGCACCACCGTCCTCGGGCAACCCTCGACCATCGCCGTGACGGTCGAGGAGATGCTCGTCCTGACCCGCGCGGTCGTGCGGGGGACGCAGCGGGCCCTCGTCGTCGCCGACCTCCCCTTCGGCAGCTACCAGCAGGGGCCGGCGCAGGCGCTGGCCACCGGCGTCCGCATGCTCAAGGAGGGCGGCGCCGCGGCCGTCAAGCTCGAGGGCGGCACGGCGGTCGCCCCGGCGGTCCGGGCCCTCGTCGACGCCGGTGTGCCGGTCATGGGGCACGTCGGCTTCACCCCGCAGTCCGAGCACGCGCTCGGCGGCTACCGGGTGCAGGGGCGGGGCGAGAGCGCCGACCGCCTCGTGGCGGACGCCCTCGCCGTGCAGGACGCGGGCGCCTTCGCCGTCGTCGTCGAGATGGTGCCGTCGGCGGTCGCGGCCCGGCTGGCCCGGGAGCTGCGGGTGCCCGTCGTCGGCATCGGCGCGGGGCCGGGGACGGACGCGCAGGTCCTCGTCGTCACGGACATGGCCGGGCTCGGGGGCGGGCGCTCCCCCCGCTTCGTCCGCCGCTACGCCGACCTGCGCGGCGAGCTCGCCCGGGCCGCGACCGCCTACGTCGCCGACGTCGAGGAGGGCACCTTCCCCGCGGCGGAGCACGAGTTCGAGGACTGA